In Panicum virgatum strain AP13 chromosome 5K, P.virgatum_v5, whole genome shotgun sequence, the genomic window TGAATAAAAAGAAGGGACTAGTTTCATCATATATAGAGGTGTTTTATCCTCATAACAAGGTACAGTTAACTATTTGGTGGGGTCAACGACACCCAATGATTTTTTGTTATTTGACATTTGTCTTACTATTATTAATTGGAGGTTTCTTCTAAAGCCTCCAATGAAGCCACCTATGGTCTTAGGTAGATGCTCTACAAAAAGAGAGATTCTAGAATTTCTCTAAAAAAAGCAAAATATTCGCCTGTCAATCAGTATATGGTAATCATCACTGGTGATAATAGCCATTGGATTTACTATGTTTCTTAAAGATAACCCACCTACGCCATTATGAAGAATTAGCCTAAAATAATCCTTATATCTATATCTCAATTACTCATACCTatcattataaaaattaaatccAGTCTAATTTAGATTCTATATCTCTATCTAATTATCCACATCTGCCATTAAAGAAAAAATTAGATCTTTAGAATATTTAAGTCTATAAAATAGTGACAGTCACATCTACTGTAACTATCCTTCTTAACCTCTTCTCCTTATTTAAATCAGAGAGTCTATCCTGATGGGCTAATTAGATATACGTGTTGTCGATGTATAAAAAAAGCTGCCGTCcttttccaaaaacaaaattCGATACTTTTGCGATGAGCATCATGCCATGGTGTTGACCTAGATGACCGGCACTAAGACAGAGCTGGGCATACCAGTGCATTAGTCATGATTGTGATGATTGTGATGTATAAGTTAAAGTATATTTACTCATAAAAGAGTTAAAATATATTCAAATTCTATGTATTATGGTATATAAATAGAAACTATATTTGTCTAATCCTTTCCATTTTAAACTATAAGTTACGTTAGTTTTGTTCTAACACAAACTTCTCTATGTTTGatcaagtttatagaaaaatatataaatatctaCAATATTAAACTAGGTTCACTAGATAGACTAAAATATGTCTCATTCTATATTTTtcataaatttagtcaaattaGATGAATTATCTTTAGAACAAAGATAAAACAAACTATAATATAAAACAAAGGGAGTGTTAACTAGGAAAGTATAACCATAAATCACTTGCCCGTGAAGTTGCACGGTTGATAGGCAAGTTGttcctaatttttttttgaaacacggTACAGACGTAGATATTGATATACGCGCGCTTACACTTACCCCTATAAATACACGCACTTAAACACTGCCCTTATAAGCATCTCCGAGTAATTGAGTTGCCAGATCCTCGAGACTGACGGAGTCACCACAGACACCTCACTTGTCGAGGGGCATGTCCCCTACCACTGGAAGAACATTGCCGATTAAATCCTGAAATAAAATCCAAGAAAACAGAAGCAGTTCGCACCTATAATTTGCACAACAAGAAACTTTACCAGCTGAGCGTATTCCTAAATGTTTCtttcaaatttttgttttcaaCTTTTATCtcattttttctgatttttgaaatttagttttaatttttaatGAATGTTTGATTTCCAATTTTGGTCGGTATTTTGCTTCCTTTATTTTTATATAagtttgttatataaattttgttttgtagtacaaattttttttctacaaAGCTATGTGATTGAACAAATTTGCATAAACAAATTGTTATACAAAAGCTTGTCTGTATTAATTTTTCtatataatttattttgatTCAGAAAAGGTTTAAGAGGCCAGGGTGCAGGGAACGTTCGGAAATACTGCTGGAAATTCACCGGTAGGATTGGAACTCGCCGGCAAATTAGCAGGCCCGACCCACCCCAATCCCCAAAAGTAAAAAATGGTAAGAGGCTGACCGAGGATACATACATGTACATGTACATGTACTACTTGATGTACAATTTACTCTTTTATGAAGCCATCGCGATACGAAGCCACCTTAATGCTTAATATTGTATTCATGGCACTCTGACTCTGCCCAGCTTCGAATTAGCCAAAGGCAATCTGAGCTCATATATAGCAACAAAAAACAAGACGAAGCTGCAAGGAAGCGACGGCTGACACATGGGCGGTGCCCGACCCGAGCGTCATTACTTCCTCACCAATCCAAGGATCCTCATTGTCAGCGCAATGGCTTCTCCACCAAGTTCCTTTGGGAGCAACAAGGCATGGCTGACTGACCAGATTGTCCCATTAGTCTTACACTCACCTCAACAATAAACAAATGGGGTTAATCAACCCAAAGGGCCTCTATTTAACCTGAACCCAAATCCCGTACTATACACAAATCAAGTCCACTCGCATAGGATACAAACTCTTTCTTCTCCCAGGCCACTCTGGTTGTCGTCAGAGCAATGGTTCTTGGAGCGACGCTTGCCGCTGCGGCCTCATCGGTGCCATGGAGCTTCCTGCTCGGCGGTCTCCTGGGCCTGGCGCTCCTGTGGAAGGCCGGCCGGCTGCTGGACCAGATGTGGTGGCAGCCTCGGCGGCTCGAGCGGGCGCTGCGCGCGCAGGGCATCCCCGGCACGTCCtaccgcttcctcgccggcgacctcaAGGAGTACGGCCGGCTGGCCAAGGAGGCCTGGTCCAAGCCTTTGCCGCTGCGGTGCCACGACATCGCGCACCGCGTCATGCCGTTCGTCGACAACCTTGTCCGGGAGCACGGCAAGATGAGCATGTCCTGGTTCGGCCCCAACCCCAAGGTGACCATCGTCGATCCTGAGCTGAGCAAGGACGTGCTGTCCAACAAGTTCGGTCACTTCGAGAAGCTCAAGTTCCCGGCGCTGTCCAAgatgctgggcggcggcgtggcgagccaCGAGGGCGAGAAATGGGTCAAGCACAGGAGGATCCTCAACCCTGCATTCCATCTTGAGAAGCTCAAGGTAATCAAAGTTCCTGATACAATACCAATTTCCTTTTCCTGTACATGTTGTCATGTTTcataaatctaaaaaaatcgTGGTCGAGAGTATGCATAATTAATTTGATCCTTGGAATCCGTGGTTGTGCCTGTCGATTTGCAGCGCATGCTGCCAGCGTTTTCTGCGTGCTGTGAAGAGCTAGTCAGCAGGTGGTCGGAGTCCCTCGGCTCGGAGGCTTCGCTGGAGCTGGACGTTTGGCCTGAGCTGCAGAACCTCACTGGAGACGTCATTTCTCGCACCGCATTCAGCAGCAGCTACCACGAAGGAAGAAGGATTTTCCAGCTGCAAGCCGAGCAAGCTGTGCTTGTCATGACCAACATTCGGAAGATTATGATTCCTGGTTACATGTGAGTTAGTACTTCAAAATACATGCATATAGTCCTATACATTAGTGTTTGCCGGCATTCTTAGTCCTATACTAATTTTTTTTCGGGGTTTACCTTTGTCAGGTCCTTGCCAACCACAAGCAACAGAAAGATGCGCAAGAACAACAAAGAGATCGAATCAATTCTAAGAGAAATAATCGGGAAAAGAATTCGAGCAATGGAACAAGGCGAAAGCACCAAAGATGACTTGTTGGGCCTACTCTTGGAGTCAAACATGAGAGAAACAGAAGAGAATGACCAATCGAGCATGGGGATGACAATTGAAGATGTTATCGAGGAGTGCAAGGTGTTCTATTTTGCAGGAATGGAGACCACATCGGTGCTGCTCACGTGGACAATGGTTGTACTAAGCATGCACCCAGAGTGGCAGGACCGTGCGAGGGAGGAGGTGCTAGGTTTGTTTGGCAAAAACAAGCCTGAGTACGAAGGCTTAAGCCGCCTCAAAACTGTAAGTACTTGTTTAGTAGGTTACagtgtttttttcttctagaaacGACTGCGCAATTGGAAGATTTGTGACTTATTGCTGATACATGTGCAGTTGACCATGATCCTTTATGAGGTTCTCCGGTTGTACCCTCCAGCCATTTCTTTTGTCCGGAAAACATACAAGGAGATGGAGATTGGAGGCATCACCTACCCTGCCGGTGTGATCTTGGAGCTGCCCGTGCTCTTCATTCACCATGACCCGGATATCTGGGGAAGTGATGTGCACGAGTTCAGGCCAGACAGATTTTCTGAAGGGATCTCCAAGGCGTCCAAGGACCCAGGCGCATTCCTCCCGTTCGGTTGGGGCCCACGCATTTGCATTGGTCAGAACTTCGCCTTGCTAGAGGCCAAGATGGCGCTGTCCATGATCCTTCAGCGATTTGAGTTCGAGCTAGCACCGTCATACACTCATGCGCCACATACCGTGATAACACTACATCCTATGCATGGTGCCCAAATTAAGCTCAAAGCAGTATGATGAAAGCATGGTGTTCATCGGTAGTGGCCTTAGCTTGTTTGTATAGATGTAACATAGAAATCAAATAGGCCTTTCCGCGTTGATGTTGGAAATAAATTAATTTCAATGGACTTTTGTGCTTTCATGTATCATTGGTCCTTATGTTCTTTTACTCATTGAACATTTGGATTTATAAATCTTTTTTATAAAGCATTGTTGGATTGTAAATTACTACATTATTAGTAAGGCAAAATGTGTTTTGGCCATTGCTAGATGAAGAGATAATGTTGATATTACCATTCGTACACACGTGGTTGAGTATTGTCCATGATTCAGAATTATTGAGTATCAAGTTATCTGTTGCAAACTGAACTACCTGCTACATACGACCTGACGGCCTTGTGCCTTTCCGAGTTATATTTACGGAGCGAGAGTCGGAGTTTGAGTTCACTATTTTCTTCAAGGGTTCCTTTTGAAAACAAAATCTTATCATGTAACTCAGGACCTCGTGGTAGTGTTGTGTGTTAACTAGGACCTTAAGATTGAACTATTGTTGAACCTGTAAAGAAAATGGCCCTTAAGCTACtatgtgattttggtgattgaataaCAATATAACCATTGGGACTAATGTTTTGTCGAGATATACCTTTGAAGGTGTTTGTTAGGTCCAAGGATGTAATGGAAGCCATTGAAATGATCAAGTATGAAAAACCTCACGAAGAAACGAAGCAAAACAAACACGAAACCTCACCAATGCACTAGATCGACCGACTTATTCGGTGAGGGGCAGAAGAGGACCAAATCAATCGGTGATCAAAGGAAACTGAAGCAGAAGGTTCTGGATTGACCGATTCATTCGATCAACAAGTACCAAGGGTACAACCGAATAAGTTGGTAACCCTAGGAACTTGAAGAAGTTTGTCTCTAGAATGACCAACTCATTTGGTCACGCCCATGAGGATAGTCACCCAACCAGCCGATGAGGATGGAAGGAAGAACAACAGCATTGGAATGACCGATTCGTTCAATCATATCCTTCTAAGCACGACTGAATAGGTCTTCTAGGCTTGTGGGGCTCGGGAGTCAGCCATCCAACGGTTACTTGCATAGTATAATCGACTCATTCGGTCTATGCATTGTGGAGGGACCGAATCAGTCGGTCAAGGCCGTTTTTCTACCCGTTAGAGCAAAGGCTAGTTTCTTTGGTTGGGTTATGAATACCCCTTTAACTAGCTATTTCAAGTGTGGGGAAGGCCCATCGGCTATCCACGGAGTTACTCGACCGGGAGCTTGGCCCTTGCACAGGAATTCCCTCGTGAGGGGCTCCAACGAGGATTAGCGGAAAGGGAGAGCTTTCCGATACCTCCACACAAAGTCGTCATATCGGGAGTTTGCATTCTCTACCTCATTTATATTCTGCATTACTTCTTGCACTTACTTTCGACGTTTACCTTTCATAGAATTGCCTTGTGTAGTTTATAGGATTGGAACATAAGTGCAAAACTTTTATGCAGTATAAATAGCAACACGTAAAAAAACCTAGTGCATATCTAGATAGATTTTGGAACAAGTCTTTCATATGTGCTTGGAGCCTTCGGTTTTAAacacctaattcacccccttctTAGGGTGTCATGTTCAATTCCTTTCAGAGTCACATCACCCTGATCAGCCAGCAGCTTATTCATTTGTTGTCGGAGTTTATACTTTGTAGACAATTGATCAATCATTATTTGAagctagattttttttattgtccCCTGGCTACTGTAATTTTGAGTAGATTCCGAGGACCATAAAAGTTATTACTATAATTTTGAGTAGGCAATCATATCCATTGGATGAGCTGGTAGATATAGTTAAATCCTGATAGGCCTAATATAAAATATAATTATTCTATAAAATATGGAATAATAAGACACCAAAACAGATGGTACACTTTTGGTTACCATAGATTCTAGAGTCTTAAGGACCAAAACATGAAATGGGTTTTGATAGATAACTTGTTTATCAATATAGTATTTAATTTCAACTACATGGAGGAGGTTTTATATATATCGATTTGATTATAAACATCAGAAAATTGTAGAATCCATCAGTTTACACTCATTTGGTTAATTATTCCCTTAAAGCTTTACAAAGTTTATCACAAAAACACATGATTTTTGTCAGATATGATTTATCAGTTTACACTCATTTGGTCGCATATGATTTTGCGATCTTGCTCCAATGATAATTCAGAAAATAACATAAGTAGGAGTGTGGCGATGGTGGCACCAAACAAGAATGTAGCTGACGGATGGGATGATCTGAACTCCAAGGAGTGGCTCCGAACATGTGAATCAAGAATCTTAGCACGAACAGGAGAGAAGGGAATTGAACATGACATGCGATTTTGGTATAGGGTATGCTGCGACAATTTTTTCATATACAATTCGGTATTAACCCATATAGAAACGGTATACTCTATaaacaaatcaaaatctacTAAAAGTTTTGGTATACATTAGTATAAATAACATGTGAAGTCTTAAATTCAACAATTGAGAGCTATTAAATATGTAGTTCTAAAATGTGCATAAAGGAAACTTACA contains:
- the LOC120707512 gene encoding cytochrome P450 72A15-like; this encodes MVLGATLAAAASSVPWSFLLGGLLGLALLWKAGRLLDQMWWQPRRLERALRAQGIPGTSYRFLAGDLKEYGRLAKEAWSKPLPLRCHDIAHRVMPFVDNLVREHGKMSMSWFGPNPKVTIVDPELSKDVLSNKFGHFEKLKFPALSKMLGGGVASHEGEKWVKHRRILNPAFHLEKLKRMLPAFSACCEELVSRWSESLGSEASLELDVWPELQNLTGDVISRTAFSSSYHEGRRIFQLQAEQAVLVMTNIRKIMIPGYMSLPTTSNRKMRKNNKEIESILREIIGKRIRAMEQGESTKDDLLGLLLESNMRETEENDQSSMGMTIEDVIEECKVFYFAGMETTSVLLTWTMVVLSMHPEWQDRAREEVLGLFGKNKPEYEGLSRLKTLTMILYEVLRLYPPAISFVRKTYKEMEIGGITYPAGVILELPVLFIHHDPDIWGSDVHEFRPDRFSEGISKASKDPGAFLPFGWGPRICIGQNFALLEAKMALSMILQRFEFELAPSYTHAPHTVITLHPMHGAQIKLKAV